Proteins from a genomic interval of Lycium ferocissimum isolate CSIRO_LF1 chromosome 2, AGI_CSIRO_Lferr_CH_V1, whole genome shotgun sequence:
- the LOC132046941 gene encoding geraniol 8-hydroxylase-like, with product MDYVAIVGGLLLAWTLLQCIRWLAISNRCNRKLPPGPVPLPLIGNLHNILLGSQPHQSIAKLADKYGPIISLRFGRITTVVTSSSAVAKEVLQKKDLAFSSRTIPDAIYALNHCQFSVVWLPVANRWRSLRKILNSNIFSGSRLDAKQHLRSRKIQDLIAYCDRCSQTGEAVNIGQATFETSMNLLSNTIFSKDVVDPYANSGKEFKDVGKLLQQIEGLIHERFEQRRGFATSSSTDVLDVLLNISNEDPQPIDRNHIERLCLDLFVAGTDATSNTLEWAMVEVMRKPYIMRKAKAELAEVIGKGKAIEEADVACLPYLQCIVKETLRVHPPVPFLIRKVDQDVEACGYFVPKDSLVLVYVWSIGRDPAIWEDPLTFKPERFWGSKMDVRGQDFELIPFGASRRICPGLPLATRTVSVMLGSLLNSFDWKAEGDIALEDLDVEEKFGITLARLRPLRVVPVPL from the exons ATGGATTATGTAGCCATTGTAGGTGGATTACTACTTGCCTGGACTTTGCTTCAGTGCATTCGTTGGCTAGCTATAAGCAACAGATGTAACAGAAAACTCCCACCAGGGCCAGTTCCCCTACCCTTAATTGGAAATCTTCACAACATTCTTCTTGGTAGTCAACCTCACCAGTCCATTGCAAAGCTTGCCGACAAATATGGCCCAATAATTAGCCTCAGATTCGGACGAATAACTACAGTGGTTACATCTTCATCAGCCGTGGCCAAAGaagttttacaaaagaaagattTGGCCTTTTCAAGTAGAACAATTCCAGATGCAATATATGCACTAAATCACTGCCAATTCTCTGTGGTATGGCTACCAGTCGCTAATCGATGGAGAAGCCTAAGGAAAATCTTGAATTCTAATATCTTCTCTGGCAGCAGGCTTGATGCAAAGCAACATCTCAG GTCCCGAAAGATCCAAGATCTTATTGCTTATTGCGATAGGTGTAGCCAAACTGGTGAGGCAGTGAATATAGGCCAAGCTACTTTTGAGACCTCTATGAATTTACTTTCGAATACCATTTTTTCCAAGGATGTAGTGGACCCTTATGCAAATTCAGGTAAAGAATTCAAGGATGTTGGTAAGTTGCTTCAACAAATTGAGGGACT GATACATGAACGATTCGAGCAAAGAAGGGGATTTGCAACTAGCAGTAGCACTGACGTTCTTGATGTTTTGTTAAATATCAGCAATGAAGACCCACAGCCAATCGACAGAAATCACATCGAACGGTTATGCTTG GACCTTTTCGTTGCGGGAACTGACGCAACTTCTAATACATTAGAATGGGCAATGGTAGAGGTCATGAGAAAACCATACATAATGAGAAAAGCTAAAGCTGAGCTTGCAGAAGTTATTGGCAAAGGCAAGGCAATAGAAGAGGCCGACGTTGCTTGTCTCCCATATTTGCAGTGCATAGTGAAAGAAACCTTGCGGGTACACCCACCAGTACCCTTTTTGATTCGAAAGGTAGACCAAGATGTTGAGGCGTGTGGCTATTTTGTTCCAAAAGACTCTCTAGTGTTAGTGTACGTATGGTCAATAGGCCGTGATCCAGCTATATGGGAGGATCCACTCACCTTTAAGCCTGAGAGATTTTGGGGTTCAAAAATGGATGTTCGTGGCCAAGATTTTGAACTCATTCCATTTGGTGCCAGTCGAAGAATTTGCCCGGGGTTACCTTTGGCAACCAGAACAGTTTCTGTAATGTTGGGTTCATTGTTGAATTCATTTGATTGGAAAGCTGAAGGGGATATTGCACTAGAGGATTTGGATGTGGAAGAAAAGTTTGGCATTACACTTGCGAGATTGCGTCCTTTAAGAGTTGTCCCTGTTCCACTGTAA
- the LOC132046942 gene encoding dof zinc finger protein DOF2.4-like — MIQELFAGNTTLIGGDNISKQFNTTPSSSPLSCTTTSNSNITPAAATASANASPSSNSENIRCPRCDSPNTKFCYYNNYNLTQPRHFCKTCRRYWTKGGALRNVPIGGGCRKNKTTTGITTAKSSAAKLKNSLPFEFIGKSGIFGGFEQEITPSNNNPFLFSSPHQNHNPLISLLRGNHQNLNLQNCGVVKEEQKSIGVNQLPSNGFSSLWKNNYGENGTIVGEVQSTGFQELYQRLKASTSRCYPDHAPSSSMILESAPVAGGELGFWNPSFSSWSDLPTASGSYL, encoded by the coding sequence atGATTCAAGAGCTCTTTGCAGGAAACACTACACTTATAGGAGGAGATAATATTTCAAAGCAATTCAATACCACTCCTTCCTCATCTCCTCTTTCTTGTACTACTACTTCTAACTCCAATATTACCCCTGCAGCAGCAACTGCAAGTGCAAATGCAAGTCCATCTTCGAACTCAGAAAATATTAGATGCCCACGTTGTGATTCTCCCAACACTAAGTTCTGTTactacaacaactacaacttaaCTCAGCCTCGTCATTTCTGCAAGACTTGTCGTCGTTATTGGACTAAAGGGGGTGCGTTACGTAACGTTCCTATTGGTGGTGGCTGCAGAAAAAACAAGACCACTACTGGCATCACCACAGCAAAATCAAGTGCTGCAAAATTGAAAAATTCACTTCCGTTTGAGTTTATTGGAAAATCAGGCATTTTTGGAGGGTTCGAACAGGAAATAACACCTTCCAACAAtaacccttttcttttttcctcacctcatcaaaatcataatcctCTTATTTCCTTACTTAGAGGAAATCATCAAAATCTTAATTTGCAAAATTGTGGTGTTGTTAAGGAAGAACAGAAATCAATTGGAGTTAATCAGCTTCCTTCTAACGGATTTTCCAGTTTGTGGAAAAATAATTATGGGGAAAATGGTACTATAGTTGGTGAAGTTCAAAGTACAGGATTTCAAGAACTATATCAAAGGCTTAAAGCGTCAACAAGTAGGTGCTACCCTGATCATGCACCATCATCATCAATGATTTTGGAGTCGGCTCCAGTGGCTGGAGGAGAATTGGGATTTTGGAACCCTAGCTTTTCATCATGGTCTGATTTGCCCACAGCAAGTGGTTCATATCtttaa